The following nucleotide sequence is from Cryptococcus neoformans var. grubii H99 chromosome 5, complete sequence.
AAGATTTTGTACAGCAACGAAgtaaaaagaaagaaacaTCAGGAAATCCATTTGTAGAGCTTTGCTCAATGGTGCGCTGAATGTTATGTCTAGACTCATTCGTGAGGCCATTTGCCTTGCTTTGATTATAACCTGCAATTGCCATACATCACAATGCCATAAATAATTggaatgaaagaagacaatACGGAACAAAAGCTATTACTTTTTAAGCCACCTCCTCACCCCCTTCAGTGGCCAAAGCTACGCCAggcttcccttctccctctgcGTCACCGGCGACGAGCTCTTCCATTTTATGtgcctccttctctgctGGAGTGGGATCAGTCGAGGTAGAAGCGGTCTTCTGATCGGGCTGAATAGGAGGAGGTTTGCAAATGTCCTCGCCAAATGTTCGCAGCGAGAGAATACTAATTTCAAAAAGTCAGCATGTGCTCTTGCATCAAATCGGAAGCAAATAAttcacctcttctctcgcttATCGATCATCAGGCTCAAACTCATCTTGGCCTTCCAGATAGGAAGATACATCGGCAATTTGAGTTCACCGCCATCACTGTTTCCAGCGTTAAACTTGACAACAGCCGCGCCCATCTCGcgtttctccatctcctctttccattcaCTCCTTTTGAACTTTTCGAGAGCAGGATAATGGTCTTCAAGTAAGGTACGAAGCTCGGAGAGGGTACCTTCGATGAGGACACCGTCGCCGAGGTGAGGGAGGAGCTCGAGGATACCGTCGATGGGGGGACGCCACTTGCAGATCAGCTCAGAGTTTTTGGATGTGGCCGAATCTTGACGAGTAAAGGATTTGATACCGGCGGAGATGAGGCGCATACGAGTGTAGTCATTGTTAAGGATGATTTGCTGAATAATGGTTAGCTTGCAAGACTTGAACTGAATATGCAGCATACCTTGACAATATCATTGGTAAGGTACATGGTTCGAAGGGGGTCTCCGTACTCGTTCCTAACCAACAAGTTGTTTTTAGGGAAGGTGTCCTTGAACTGGAACTTTTCGCTGAAAACATCTGTCAGCTTGACTTTATCAACGAAAACGTGCAACTTACATGATGGCCTTGACTTCTGCATGAGAAGGGTCGACATAAGAGTATGGATCCTCCTTGAAAGAGttatccctcttctctttcttggTTGTCACTGGCTTTTCCGCCTTAACTTCACCTTCAGCAGCCACAGGGGCAGCTTCAGCCTCAGCAGACCCGGCAGGCGCGGGCGACTTTTCCCTCGCTCGCTTAATCTCCGCCTCTCCCTCCACAGGACTCGCTTGCCTCTTGAGCGATGAAGTTTGAGAGGCACCAGCTCGTTCAAGAACGGCGACAAAGAAACCGCCAGTGTCTTGGTCGTGGGGTAATAATCTCATGCTGCTTTTATCAGTGACGAGCCTAGATTTTTCTGCATAACAAACGCACCATctgttgaggttgagattCTCCACATTTTCGGGCGCCCACAAGCTGCTCGGCAAGCCCTTACccttctcgcccttctccttctccttgccctcATCCACAGCCTTCCTGTATTCATCAAATGTTTCGTACCAGTGaatctctccatccttACCTTCCTGGGTCGCAACTTTCCACTTGTCCATTCCTggcctcctcttcaattcGGGCAACTCTGATGAGACGTCTATGAGAGAGAATTGGGTGTGTTTAAGTAGTGCGGCAGCAATGACGGATTCGTCTTCGGAGGGATTGAGGGAGCAGGTAGAGTAAACCAATCGACCCCCGGGCTTGAGCATGTTCATAGCACGTTCGAGGATACGAAGCtgaagagagtgaaggGAATTTCCGTCGGCGACACCCCATTTGGCCCAGATTTCAATATTCTTACGGAGAGTACCGTCACCGCTACAGGGGACATCGGCAAGAATCCGGTCAAATTGGAGgttcttcccctcttccaGCTTGATAGCGGGGAACATGGAAGCGTCAAAATTGGTAACCATCAATCCTTTGCTCGGCATTCTACCAGTTTGATGGACAAGCATGTGGGTACGCTTGTAGTCGGAATCATTAGCAATAAGAAGGCCTGTAGAGGAAGTGTGATGCGGGTTGAGAGCTTCAATGATTTGGGCAGTCTTAGAACCAGGGGCGGCACACATGTCGAGACAATGGTGGTGGGGCTGAACGTCGAGGAACAAAGGGGGAATCATAGAAACCGCCTCCTGCCTGCTAAGGTTTCCAACCTCGGTTTCTCCAACCAAAAACCTTTGAAAGTTCTTGAAAGGCTCCGTCTTTCTCACAACACGCTTTGGAGCGTTGACTTGCCATGCGAGCTGACCGGGATACCAAGCAAGTTGAGTTGGAGGGTTGTACTTTTTGCCTTCAAACTCGACATTCTGCATGTTGGGAACATAGGTGTCCTTGATGATGTCGTTGATAGTCTCGGCGTGGGCTCGGGAGCCTGTAACTCGGAAAGTTAAGGGAAGTTCTTGTTTGAGGCTGGACATGAACTCGGGCCATTCTTCGGGGGTCATAATGTTTTGCTCCTGTGTCAAGAGTCAGTGCATATAAATACTCAAAAATGAATTTGGATCACCTTGTAATACGCCTCGAACGCCTCGTTCTTGTAGTCGGCAGGGCTGAACACCTTCCATTCGCCGGCTCCGTTGTCTCGAGTTTGAGGAGCTCGTCCACCGCCTCGCTGTATTGTATTAGTGGAGCTCTTCAAAAGTCTAGTTTGCACTCACGCCACCGTGCTTCTTTCCTCGGGGTCTACCCATTTTGATTCTATTTCGGATTCGATGTGTTATGTGATAAATAAGCAGGCTCGTATCTACTTTGAAACGAAGTGGACGCCGAGAAACAAAATATTGGGGCCTAGTCACGTGACGTATAATATTTCGATCAAGTATTGTAATTAGAAATTAAACCATTACAAAAGTGCTGCGTGGGACCCGGAGCTCGATCAATTAGCCTGGTCTGCACAGCGTGGATTATGAAATGTGGCGATATGATTCATGCCGACGATTTGTAAGTTATTAGATGGAACAAAATAGTAGGCCTGTTATGAGTGAGTGTGGTGGAGGCTTTTTGATACGAGTTTGTTAAAAATGTAAGGCGTAACTAACAAGAGTGAACGGTTAATaataaagaaaagattCAGTGGGAGCGCCCGTGAGGGAATTATGTCATAGGTTATTTATTCGGCAAGTCAAGCGGCAAGAATGGGCTTTTCTGGACGCCTCCACTTTTATTTTCCTGCTCAAGAACATTTTCGTTGTCGGTAAGAGCACGAGCAAGACGTCAGAGATCGATGTTGGTCGTGCATAGAGCGAGCTACGGGTGCCATACGTATATTTTTTTGATAGATGCATCTCATATCTGGTTCACACTCTTCATTTCTTTCACTCATCATCCCCGTCGCCTACACTTTTACCCCAATAACACTCACCATTTACTTGACCAAAACAGCTCGATCGACCATCGTTGGAAAGAGGGCGACAGATCCAGGAACCGAAAGAGATTTGCAGAAAAGGTAATCGCAGCGGGGTGAGCGTTAGCCAGTCTACGGTGAGTTGGGCAtatctttcttccctcttgtCTAGctcccctcccccctccccccttccccctcccctcgCTCTCCTCCACCCAACAAAAACATCCCATACTTGCGGCTTTCTATGCCGGTCGAGCGTTGCCCGGCGATGTccgccttctcttctcggcCCAATTAAGGTCCAGACTCTTAAGCGCGTCACTGCGAGAGACGGACctcattttctctttttttttggcagCTGCGGCTAACGCAGACTAACTGCGAACTATCATTTCTCGTTACACCACTACGCGCCCTTACGAGATGCATCTCTTTTCGCCTCACTATACCCTCGCTGCGGCTACGCTGCGCTGTACGCTGACTGGGAAGACTGCAGCATTTGTACagctttttcttttgaaAAATCGCATATAGCCTGCAAGTGGCAAGCAGATCTCGTCCCCTCGGTCCCATTACTATAGTCTCATCTAGCTCAACTCCACGACATCAGCACCTGGTAGAGTAGATCATGAAACCCTCCACCAAACTTCACATCCCAATCAGCGAAAAAACCTCCCCATTCTTCTCATCCCCTTACCCATCCCACcaaccatcttcttcccaactATCACCTATTCCTGGCagctcgtcatcttctgcGGCTTTCACCAACTCTCGTTCACCTCTTTTGCCACCATCTCCCAAGGTTCTTGAAAGTGCATATCCCTTTCCGGCGATGACACACACTAGTGCCTGTGGGCGATGGGCGCGGGTGAGAATGGCGTTGAGGCAAGGCGTTGTTCCGCAAGGTGTGCtgaggaggatgttgaTGCTATTTATGGTCCTTGGTTTAACGGTGCTGGCGTTGCATCGAAGTGGAACTGCTGTATGTTTTACTCCTTGGAATTTCCATTTCACATGAAAGAAGCTTACGGGAGAACAATAATTAGCTTCAACTTGCGGAAAAGTACAACCCTGCTTCTACCCATACAGAATCCCACGTCCCTTATGTACCTCCTACGTCAAGCCCACACGGTGTTCGCGAGATTGACATCTCCTCTgaacctcttcccctcgaagcTACTCTGCGCGAACGACTTGACGCATGGAAGAATGCCCCCGGTGGTCGGGGCGAGGTTGAAGGCGAAGTCGAGTCGGGCGGATTCATGGCTTGGAACCTCGAACAATGCTCTACCATTTCGGAACAACACAACACACACATGATTCAGCATTCCGCGAATACGTGGGCGTCATTGAACCGGACGCTGCTGCACAAGTATAGGATGGAGCTTATAGATCATATGGAAGGAGtgttgaaaaggagagaacaCGAGAAATACggggaggggagggggatTGTAACGGTTGCGGGCAATGCGGATACGTTGCAGAGAGTCAAGTGGAGTCTGCAAATGTTGAGGAGTTATGGAAGCGAGTTGCCTGTTGAAATTGTAAGTGctctcttttttccataagtggttttttttttttttttttggcacAAGCAGCTGACACTCTACTCTTGGTACGCCCTTGCAGTATCACTTTCCGTCCGAATCCCCACCCGCCGATGACCCGATCCGTACCGAATTAGCCGAGTTGGGTGCCCGCCTCGTCGAAGCCAAGGGCCAAACCAGAgacaagggcaagaacAAGTCATACCACCTCAAAGCTCTCGCTGTCGTCCAGTGCCCATGGCAAGAAGTTCTCTACATCGATTCCGACTCGATCCCAACTCGGGACCCTTCATACATGTTTGATGCGCCGAATTACAAGAGATTGGGGATATGGGCCACCCCGGATTATTGGAAGACGTCGGCGAACAATCCAATTTGGGCGATTATGGGGGTAAAATGTAGGAATGagtgggagatggagacgGGGCAGGTGTTTATAGATAAGAAAAGGCATTTGGATGTGTTTTTGTTGGTGCAATATATGCTTGAGAATCATCATTTTGTGAGtgtttttccttttttttttcgtctGTTTGATGATATACGAAGACCGAGCCGAGCTGATAAAAAACGACGAAAAGTGGTTTGCATTTTCCGACGGCGACAAGGATACCTTTCGCTGGGCTCTCCTCGCTCTTCGGAAACGATGGGCCGTTCCCGGCCGCTGGGTGGGTGCTgcagctcttccttccgGTACAGCTTCTGGCGATTTCTGCGCGCACACCATGCTCCAACACGATTCATGGGGCGAGCCCCTCTTTGTGCACTATAACCTCCTCAAACAAATACCCTCTGGTGTCGGTCGGGGCTACTCGTGGGGCCGGACAAAGCAGTTGCCGCTCTTCAACACTTGGCCTGCGACCCCCTCCACGGCGAGATTGGGTGAACCGGAGAGGAGACCGGATGATGGGGATAAGAGAGGATTAGGGGATGTCGATTGTGATATGTTGGCGGATGCtggggaagatgggagagcgagaggagaggcaaaggagatggtgatgaggagggcggcgagagagagaggggtGAAAGTCAAGTATCATGGAGGGGTGGTCTCCGCTCTGTGGTAAGTTTCTCATTTTGATTCATTGATTACGTTCGGCATTCAGCGCAGGGCCAGGCACTGCGGTCTGGGATGATTGAATCTTTTAGCTGACAGGAGATTTATAGTATCGATTTGGAGTATATCGACCCAAGGCCGAAAGAgcgacaagaagaagatgccgCTCGACGTGCTGCCCTTTCCGCCTCTGCCTCACTCTCCGACTCCCTTCCCGAATCCACTTCTGCTGACGGTGATGGAACCGATGATACATCTGCATCGGAAGAATGGGTGGGTGTCGTCGAACCGGACTGGAGTCAGTCGCCGATCGAGATTGTACATTGGAGGGATGACGAGCATTTGAAAAGTTTTGAAAAGACGATATATGATTTTGGGTTCAAGCCCTCCGGAAAGGGGTTCTAATGAGGTTCTTGGAACTTGGGCCTGTTTTCAGACCGTATGAAACATAGTacgagaagaaaaaggatgaggaaagagaaatgaCTGAGTGAAGGGGCTCAGTCGGATCTTGGTTCTATATTGATCGATTTGGTGGAAGGGAAGACGCAGATGAACGAGCGTAGGTGTTTAGTCATCTTTTTTgtatcttcttcccctggcATGTAGAGTAATAGATTGTTTGACGAATGAGATGTTTGTGAATGCTAAACGCACGATTTGAGACAAATAGGACAGGTATTACGACATGCAAAATATAAGAATTATTGATAGAAACATGATGCTCGACGGGATGATGTTTTGTACAATGAGTAGTGTACAAAGCGCTTTACTTAGTCGCTGTCGGTTACAATGACTGCCCTTTGCTTCCTGTTTCCATTGGCTCCTTGTTCCCCCGCTCTTCCAGTAGCAGTACCAGAACCGGAGCCAGAACCGGCGTTAAGCACCTtccaacctccttcatccttccATCTGTCACCAATCATCTCATCCCAATCATCCTTCGgctcaccatcttcctccatctcatcgCCATCACCATTCCAATCATTACCATCCCTGCCATGCTGTTGATCCGCCTCTTGATCGATGTCACCGTCGGAGTACAGGCCGTCGTAGACGTCGGTAGGGTATtcatattcttcttctctgttTTCATCTTGTTGAGTTTGAGTTTTGGCCTTTTTGGCATTGCCGGGTTTCGTTCCGCCAATGCCTGCAAAGTCCATCTTCCCCCCAAGCTTTGTACCGCCACTACCACCTGCTTGATCAAACTCATCgttctcctctcccttcttccttttcacaGTGACCTTACTTGAACCCTTCCCGGGcgctttcttttcctttccctgaGGGACCGCAAACGTACATTCTACCCTcactcctcttcctgcttcgacctcttccctctccaaaCGGGTGAGACGGACAGCGGTCGGGGATGGAATGACGTAGACGTTGACTGAGAACGCGGTAGCGTGGTAAGAGTCTTGGAGGTAGCcgatgagaaggagatgagtGATCAGAACTTCGACATCCTGTATTTGATTAAAAGTGAGCTACACAGATTCGCGatttgaaaaagaggacATACATCGGCGCTCATCGCTACTTTTCCTCCAAACTCCTCAATATCAAGATAccccttttcccctgtacttttttgctttttccccttctttccctctccgcCACCGACTACTCCGAAGCTACCTCCACCTAGCCCTCTCGCCAAGCTCGCAAGGTTTGGCAACGTCACTCTTCCATTTTGCTTGGCGATTACTTGTGCTATACGAAGAATCTTCCATGATTCGAGGGTGACGTCGCGGGTAGAGATGGAAGTGGGGGGTCGAAGACAGTTGTCGCATATCTCGCAAGGCGAGGTGGAAGTAGAGGTGGagtcggaggaagagaaggaggtaGGATTGTCCCATGAGGCAGCGGAGAGATGTGCAGAGGCGGAAAAGTACTTTATATATTTGATCAgcatctctttttttctccttcagttTTGAAAAGCAGGACGACCAACCTTGGCAAAAGCCACTTTTCGACAAGTTCTCAGGTCCTGCGCAAACTTCAGCATTTCATGCACTGTCTCCTTCGTTAGCCAAATGTATACATATGAAAGAAAGTGACCACCGATTCGATTCACTCACACTTTCCGGTACCATCTACATCCGTATAGATCAGTCCAGCCAACCGTGTCGCATCCTGTCCACGATAGAATAGCACACAGTCAGAGTCTTTTCCGTCTCGTCCTGCTCGTCCCGTTTCTTGATAATATCCTTCGAGTGATTTAGACATCTTCAGACTGGGTTAGCTATACGATGTGAAAAAAAGAGTAGCCATTCGGAGGGAGTCCGCTCACAGAATGGTCTACGAGCCGGACGTTAGTGCAATATACGGGTTATACTTGTACtgaaggggaagactcACGGATGACATATCTCACGTCGCCTTTATCAATACCTAAACCAAACGCGATTGTAGCGCAGATGCAGCTATAATGTCGCATGAGTTATGAACTCTAAGAGCGCTGCACAGTGATGACTACAGTGACGATTACAACTCACTTGACTTTTCCTTCGCGCCATCTAACATGGATTGTTTCTTTCTCGTTATCGTCTATTCCTGCATGGTACACGCCTGTCTATATTGTGACGTTAAATTGCGATCATTTTCTAgaccagaaggaagaaatcAGCGGGGCGGAGGTGACTTACTCTGATAGTACCATTTGACCACTCCCTCAGTTCTTCTGCAACTGTTTCCGCGTCCTAGCAGATAGATTTATTAGCCCTCACCCCTCTTGAATTGGTAATGGTGGTCAAACCATGGGATAAGCCAAAGACATACCTTTTTACTAAGACAATACACGATCCCGCTCTCTCCACTACAGTCTAGTCAGCTCCGTTTTGCTTTGTCCTTTCGGGTTCAttgagagaagatggcggcTGCGAAGCAGAGTGACGCACGGGTGTTTTTCCTGTATCCATTTGCCCATCTCTGCAATGGCCGTTTTCGCATTTGACGCTTTAGGAAGGACTTTGTAATGAAGGTTGGGGCGGAAGaggggggaagagaagaataCAGTGCCAGTCGTCTTCGAGCCTAAAAAGGATCGTGAAAGGAATACTTAGTGATTTGAgcggaggaaagagaaacaaTGGACATACTACGTCCGTCTGTTATGGGTCCGAGACGTAGTATTTTGAGAAGGTCGGGTAACGTTTTTGAGCTGAGGGTTGCCGTCTATACAATCGATACGTCAATTACTGCAATTTAAAGTTATGCTTTATGTAACTTAACTTACAACAGCTTGTATAGGAACTCGCGGAAAAAGGGTTTTCAACATCGACAGCTTTTTGTAATCTGGCCGGAAGTCTGCCATTACGATGTCAGCCATCCTTTCAGGTTAGATGTTGTCTGCAAGTAGGCTGACCATGTCCAAGTTGGCTGCAACAGTGTGCCTCGTCTTATAATGTCAATCAGTCATGTTTGCCTATTCCAGTCAGAGCTTACCAATGACGAAACGTCCTAAGATTGAATCATCGGTCAAGACTCCAGTAATAGAACTTTCGAGAAACTCACTTAATCGGCCTGATTGGTTCATCTTTTCTAGCACGGATATGAATCTTTTTGATTTTGATACCTTCTCGGGCTACAAGACTCAGATATCAGTGCGATGCGATCGTAGATAGGAGATTGATCTGCTTACAGTGACATAACAAAGCTGTCAACAGCATGGTAAGCAGACGAAATGCCACTGAATACGATCAAAAGACATACTCGTATTTCCTTTTCACCATGAGACGGCCCATCTCTCAATCGTGTATAAATCTCATTCTGCTCTTGAGTACTTGTACTACCGGTCAACATCTTACATGGATCAGTTTTATAATAGATTGGATTCCACACTACACTTACCACGCACTCTATTCCAATCTCTTTCAACGCTCTGACCTGATCCCATATTAACGCCAAAAGTGGGCTGACCACCACCGTCAGACCTCTACCCATCACCGCCGGTAACTGATAGGTCAgactctttcctcctccggTCGGCATCACACAGACGATATCTCGATCATCTACAGCAGCGTTGATCACACCTTCCTGGCATAGCCTGAACTTGTTGAGGCTGAAAGTGTTTCTAAGTGTCGCAGCGATagcggaagagaagggaaaatgTGGCGATTGGTAATCGATTGCGTTGGCAGCAGTGAATGATAGGCTGTTCGATGTGTACGAATTTCGAGGTCTTGAGGATAACTGGGACTCCAGTGCACGACGTTCGGCGGTGAGAGATGCATGTAGAGCCTGCAGAGGCTCAAGCTGAGCAACAACTTCGGCAATCTAGATTCTGTGTTAGCCATATACTACTCGCTCTTACCAAAACTTGCGGCCAGACCCACCTCAGTATCTAGCTTTGCGAGGGTCGTCTTGAGAGCATCTCTTGCGTCTAAGTCCAAATCTCcacccttctccccttttACAAACTCCTCACTTATCCtctctttgctttttcTGCTCTGGTTCGCAGATGTTTCTTTACGAGGAAAGAAATCATCGGCGTCGCTGTCGTCGCTGACAACGATGGGTGTAGTGGAGCTGGATGGCATAGATCCGCGTCCCGATTTCTTGCTGACTGATTACAGATGCGAGAAAGCCGATATTTGGTACAGCTGGATTTCGATTGTTCCGTCTGCTCTAGGCCGAGACATAAGTTACGTAAATATTCCATCCGTCAATAAATACATtatttgaagaagaattgaCGCGTTATTACGTAGTAACGTAGTAATCTGATCAGTTTTCCAGAACGAAGATCAATCACGCACACCACGCGCGCGAGAAACGATGCCCAGCAGCAGTCAGAGCCAGGTGTGCTACAGTAAATCATGGCCTACTAGCCCCAATCATTGTCAGTTGACAGAGCCTCTACAAATGATCTTGACTTCTCGTTTGTTGCATCACCTTTCCGGCCGGAtacttttctcttcttttgcttaTTTGTTCCGATCCACCACTCGTCCATCCCGTCTTACATCAGATTGTTCATTTCTTCTACTCTCGAACACTGCCGATATATTCACAGCTGTCAAGATCTActcctctcgtcttctcacACACTTCACACTGCCAAGTATTCCTCTCTACTAATAGCTTCCGAAAGACCTGAGGAGAATACTTGCCTGCTTGGCTATCTACA
It contains:
- a CDS encoding ATP-dependent DNA helicase; this translates as MPSSSTTPIVVSDDSDADDFFPRKETSANQSRKSKERISEEFVKGEKGGDLDLDARDALKTTLAKLDTEIAEVVAQLEPLQALHASLTAERRALESQLSSRPRNSYTSNSLSFTAANAIDYQSPHFPFSSAIAATLRNTFSLNKFRLCQEGVINAAVDDRDIVCVMPTGGGKSLTYQLPAVMGRGLTVVVSPLLALIWDQVRALKEIGIECVMLTGSTSTQEQNEIYTRLRDGPSHGEKEIRLCYVTPEKVSKSKRFISVLEKMNQSGRLRRFVIDEAHCCSQLGHDFRPDYKKLSMLKTLFPRVPIQAVTATLSSKTLPDLLKILRLGPITDGRSSKTTGTVFFSSPLFRPNLHYKVLPKASNAKTAIAEMGKWIQEKHPGESGIVYCLSKKDAETVAEELREWSNGTIRTGVYHAGIDDNEKETIHVRWREGKVNCICATIAFGLGIDKGDVRYVIHHSMSKSLEGYYQETGRAGRDGKDSDCVLFYRGQDATRLAGLIYTDVDGTGKLHEMLKFAQDLRTCRKVAFAKYFSASAHLSAASWDNPTSFSSSDSTSTSTSPCEICDNCLRPPTSISTRDVTLESWKILRIAQVIAKQNGRVTLPNLASLARGLGGGSFGVVGGGEGKKGKKQKSTGEKGYLDIEEFGGKVAMSADDVEVLITHLLLIGYLQDSYHATAFSVNVYVIPSPTAVRLTRLEREEVEAGRGVRVECTFAVPQGKEKKAPGKGSSKVTVKRKKGEENDEFDQAGGSGGTKLGGKMDFAGIGGTKPGNAKKAKTQTQQDENREEEYEYPTDVYDGLYSDGDIDQEADQQHGRDGNDWNGDGDEMEEDGEPKDDWDEMIGDRWKDEGGWKVLNAGSGSGSGTATGRAGEQGANGNRKQRAVIVTDSD
- a CDS encoding multisite-specific tRNA:(cytosine-C5)-methyltransferase, which translates into the protein MGRPRGKKHGGRGGGRAPQTRDNGAGEWKVFSPADYKNEAFEAYYKEQNIMTPEEWPEFMSSLKQELPLTFRVTGSRAHAETINDIIKDTYVPNMQNVEFEGKKYNPPTQLAWYPGQLAWQVNAPKRVVRKTEPFKNFQRFLVGETEVGNLSRQEAVSMIPPLFLDVQPHHHCLDMCAAPGSKTAQIIEALNPHHTSSTGLLIANDSDYKRTHMLVHQTGRMPSKGLMVTNFDASMFPAIKLEEGKNLQFDRILADVPCSGDGTLRKNIEIWAKWGVADGNSLHSLQLRILERAMNMLKPGGRLVYSTCSLNPSEDESVIAAALLKHTQFSLIDVSSELPELKRRPGMDKWKVATQEGKDGEIHWYETFDEYRKAVDEGKEKEKGEKGKGLPSSLWAPENVENLNLNRCMRLLPHDQDTGGFFVAVLERAGASQTSSLKRQASPVEGEAEIKRAREKSPAPAGSAEAEAAPVAAEGEVKAEKPVTTKKEKRDNSFKEDPYSYVDPSHAEVKAIIEKFQFKDTFPKNNLLVRNEYGDPLRTMYLTNDIVKQIILNNDYTRMRLISAGIKSFTRQDSATSKNSELICKWRPPIDGILELLPHLGDGVLIEGTLSELRTLLEDHYPALEKFKRSEWKEEMEKREMGAAVVKFNAGNSDGGELKLPMYLPIWKAKMSLSLMIDKREKSILSLRTFGEDICKPPPIQPDQKTASTSTDPTPAEKEAHKMEELVAGDAEGEGKPGVALATEGGEEVA